The nucleotide window GAAGCATTGTATGACAACAATCCGAAGCTTGATCCAAAAACTGTGCGTTTTACCGATTTACATCGCTGGATTTGTGAGTTAGAGGATTTTGACGATGATCCGCAAAAATCAAACGAAGGGATTTTAGAAGCTATTTTGCTGAAGTGGTTGGAAGAATACGAGTAGAAATTCGTTCAGAAAAGTCACCGCACTTTGATCGCAAACTTTAATCGTAGGGACAGGCTTTATGCCTGTCCTATTCGTATCATCAGATTGTCGGAGAGACATAACGTCTGTCCCCACAATGTGGAATGATGCTTACTTCACCTGCATTCCCGCTTTCACGCCTGCATCAGCAGACAACAGGAATAAATCCGCGCCGCCGGTGCCCGCACTTAAAATCATGCCTTCGGACATACCGAATTTCATTTTGCGTGGTGCAAGGTTTGCCACCATAATCACAAAGCGTCCTTCCAGCTCTTCCGGCTTATCGTAAGCCGCCTTGATACCGGAAAAAACTTGGCGTTTGTGATCGCCCAAATCCAGTTCAAAGCGCAATAATTTATTGGACTCCGGCACAGCTTCACATTTCAATACTTTCGCTACACGTAGATCAAGCTTCGCGAAATCATCAATCGTGATGGTCTCTGCAATCGGCTCGATAGCTCCTGCAGATTCATTGACATTTTGAACCGCACTTTTCGCAGCAGGCGCGGCATTCACTTGCGCGTTTTCCGCTTTAGACGCCTCAATCATCGCTTCAATTTGCTTACCATCTAAACGGGAGAACAAGGCTTTAAACGGTGCAATTTGATGATTTAACAATGGCTGCGCTAAATTTGCCCAGGTTAATTCCGCCAGCAAGAAAGCCTCTGCACGTTCTGCCAATTTTGGTAACACCGGTTTCAAATAG belongs to Aggregatibacter sp. 2125159857 and includes:
- the iscX gene encoding Fe-S cluster assembly protein IscX, with product MKWTDAQLIAEALYDNNPKLDPKTVRFTDLHRWICELEDFDDDPQKSNEGILEAILLKWLEEYE